From the genome of uncultured Bacteroides sp.:
CCTGACTAAATTCCCCTTTTTGATAATGAAGACCTCTAAGTACTCCAAAGGTAGATTTTGATTCATTGTCCTGAATAAAGTTTATCTGTCCAATATTCTTTTCAAACTCTTCCTTTTTAAAGGCTTCCATAAAATACCCTCTATCATCATTGAATACTTTGGGCTCTATCACCCAAACTCCATCAATTTCTGTTTGTATATAATTCATATTATTATTTAAAAAATTTCCTTATTTTCAGCTGCATACCAAGATTATCTCCATAAATGTTTCCTGTATCAAAAGCACCTGATATTGTAAAGTTCCACCCTTTTAATTTTTCCGGGTAATAAGTACATTCTGCAAATGTAGAAAAATTCTCCAATATTTCGGGTATTGGTTTAAAAGGAGTTCCCCAGGTTTTATTAAAAGATAGCTTAGCTCTGTAAGATAAATCATTAAGAATATCTCCACTCCATCCAATATGAACAGCCTTAACTCTATTATATTTAAAGGTCATATTGCCATCTTTATTGTAAATAGGTGATGCTATCAGAGGATTTGCCATGGTCATTCCCCAATGTACCCATCCTGGATAGACATCATGGTTATAGTAATCATCGGCTCCTCCTGTTTTTTTTACGATTGATTCGTCCAATCCATGCAATGGGCCACTTTGATTAGTTGTTTGATAATACTCTACAACTAATCCATTTATTGCTTGTTTGTTTTTTGATTTATATTCAATACCCCATAATCCGTCAAAGCCATTCTTTTTCCCCATTCCGGAAAAATCATCGTAGTAATTTTCTAAATAAGCACTTAAGAGATAATCAGATTGCTTGAAGGTTAGCTTTAAGTGTTCGCTCCCCATCAAATTACCTTCGTAATACTTATTTTCAGACTGTTTTATCGGAAAGAATATTTTAAAATAATCTTTAATTTTGTTCCCTAAGTCTTGTTCGTGGAGGTATGGGTGATTTAATGTATTCCCGCCAAACTGTGCATCGAGGCTCATTCCTAAATCAAGTTGCCAAGGTGAAGTTGTCTTTCCTAACCTAAAAAAGAAACTTTTATGATGGTATAGAATATTCTTTGTATACCAGTAGTTTGTACCGACATTTTCCTTCTGGTAGTTGTTATCTGTCCATTTCCCATAGGAAATTTCAGCTTTTACTTGCGCCCATGGAGCAATTCTTACATAATCTAGAATACCTACTTTTATTTGAGGAATTGGTCTGGCATTTCCACTCCAAGTTAATCCTCCACTACTTAACTGTTGATTTAATAATTCAGAATTAAGTTCCTTACTTCCAATGGATAATCCAAAATATCTATAATTAATATCCAGATAAGCTTGTTGAACAACAAAAGTGGATGTGAATCCTTTAGCCACTGCAAGATCCAATCCTGTCTTAAACATCAGGTTTGAACAAGAATCAGAATAAAATATTCCACCACGTGTATAGGCGTTATTATCAATAGATGATAGTCCGTGTTGATTACTTACTTGCCATAATGGTGTATTATCGCCAGAATGAATAGTAGTTCCAAATTCAGCAAATGATTTATATTTTGATTGACCAATAACTATTCCTGGTAAAAAACAGAATAATAGAAAGCCTCTGGGGATTAATTTAATAAGCGTTTTTTTCACCACGAAATATATTAATAATAGTTATATAAATTATTTTTATATCTAGGAAAAAAGACCAGTTTTCCAGATACCAAACATCTCTTATTACTCGTTCCTCCATTTGTGAGACATCTTTCGTTTCACCTCTAAATCCAGTTACTTGAGCCCATCCCGTAATTCCAGGCTTAACTAAATGGCGTAACATATATTTGTCTATTAATTCATTGTATTGTTTTGTATGTTTCAGCATGTGTGGACGAGGACCAACTATTGACATCTCTCCTTTTAAGACATTAAACAACTGAGGAAGTTCATCAATACTACTTTTACGTAAAAATTCTCCAAAACGTGTTGTTCTTGGATCATTTTCTATGGCTTGTTTTAGATCCGCATCCTCATTAATTCTCATTGTACGAAATTTGTAACAATAAAACTCATGTCCTCGTTTCCCAGTACGGCGTTGTTTAAAGAATACTGGGCCTGGAGATGAAATTTTTATGCCTGTTGCCACAATTATATAGATTATTGGGAACATCGTAGAAATAAATAATAATGAGGATATTACATCAAAAGTCCGTTTTGAAAATCTGTTTAAAGGATTTTGCAGCGGTTCAGTTCTCAGTGATAAAACCGGCATATTCCCTAGTACATTTAATTCCATTTTCTTTTTTACATATCTCCTGAATTCAGGAACAATGTGAAAACGAATCATATTATTCTCACAGAAATTTAGTGCTCTAACAATTATTTTTTCAGCAGATTCTGGAAGAGTACAATAAACTTCATCTACTTCATTATCTCT
Proteins encoded in this window:
- a CDS encoding undecaprenyl-phosphate glucose phosphotransferase, coding for MKQQTRFSHLLKSLIVLGDYLVLNATFLLVFLIFKSYLREDVISEFHSLLVALNICYIPGLLIFKIAIHSRVIYADKIVQNIFYVILLHFVLFTSVLTIFKIQEVSRLFTISLYSLLFISLAAWRLSLRFCIKLYRKKGFNFKLVVIIGAGQNGNALYQEMMDDQGYGFRILGFFEDNPVNIPSESKLLGNTDDIEAFIRDNEVDEVYCTLPESAEKIIVRALNFCENNMIRFHIVPEFRRYVKKKMELNVLGNMPVLSLRTEPLQNPLNRFSKRTFDVISSLLFISTMFPIIYIIVATGIKISSPGPVFFKQRRTGKRGHEFYCYKFRTMRINEDADLKQAIENDPRTTRFGEFLRKSSIDELPQLFNVLKGEMSIVGPRPHMLKHTKQYNELIDKYMLRHLVKPGITGWAQVTGFRGETKDVSQMEERVIRDVWYLENWSFFLDIKIIYITIINIFRGEKNAY
- a CDS encoding capsule assembly Wzi family protein encodes the protein MVIGQSKYKSFAEFGTTIHSGDNTPLWQVSNQHGLSSIDNNAYTRGGIFYSDSCSNLMFKTGLDLAVAKGFTSTFVVQQAYLDINYRYFGLSIGSKELNSELLNQQLSSGGLTWSGNARPIPQIKVGILDYVRIAPWAQVKAEISYGKWTDNNYQKENVGTNYWYTKNILYHHKSFFFRLGKTTSPWQLDLGMSLDAQFGGNTLNHPYLHEQDLGNKIKDYFKIFFPIKQSENKYYEGNLMGSEHLKLTFKQSDYLLSAYLENYYDDFSGMGKKNGFDGLWGIEYKSKNKQAINGLVVEYYQTTNQSGPLHGLDESIVKKTGGADDYYNHDVYPGWVHWGMTMANPLIASPIYNKDGNMTFKYNRVKAVHIGWSGDILNDLSYRAKLSFNKTWGTPFKPIPEILENFSTFAECTYYPEKLKGWNFTISGAFDTGNIYGDNLGMQLKIRKFFK